From the genome of Chroicocephalus ridibundus chromosome 1, bChrRid1.1, whole genome shotgun sequence, one region includes:
- the LOC134508961 gene encoding cell surface glycoprotein CD200 receptor 1-B-like: MQQPDLIEIGGESSNRKTTLAGDDARNHAGHKRVSVTVGNSSVLICSPKPNMTMATWKINPKAGGPCSLGYRADQNKTDRTNCSESINWKFRPDQDPTLEIQQVGRAHEGSYTCEVVVAEGIFHTSYYLTVLVPPRLTLYCDDQGNPVCEAAAGKPAAQISWVLENNSTPKEEGHDDGTVTVLSKFTAYSTNGTTCIVSHLAGNWSKSIACHPTKSSTRFLHCVISLASLLSLLFLLAVLHLYTFWDSRTMRKQYKPRPLPSAELSGPRSNSAPEQ, translated from the exons ATGCAGCAACCTGATTTAATTGAAATCGGTGGTGAATCTAGTAACAGAAAAACCACGCTGGCCGGAGATGATGCCCGTAACCACGCCG gGCACAAGAGAGTGTCAGTGACAGTAGGTAACAGCTCTGTGCTCATCTGCTCTCCCAAACCAAATATGACTATGGCAACATGGAAAATAAACCCCAAGGCTGGAGGCCCCTGCAGCCTGGGATACAGGGCTGACCAGAACAAGACAGACAGAACAAACTGCAGTGAGAGCATCAACTGGAAATTCAGACCAGATCAGGATCCTACCCTTGAGATACAGCAAGTGGGAAGAGCCCATGAGGGAAGTTACACCTGCGAAGTAGTAGTAGCAGAAGGGATTTTCCACACGTCATACTACCTGACTGTGCTGG TCCCCCCGAGGCTGACCCTCTACTGTGATGATCAAGGGAACCCCGTGTGCGAGGCAGCGGCAGGGAAACCGGCTGCTCAGATCTCGTGGGTCCTAGAGAACAACTCCACCCCCAAGGAAGAAGGCCATGACGACGGGACAGTGACTGTTCTCAGCAAGTTCACAGCATACAGCACCAATGGGACAACCTGCATTGTGTCCCATCTGGCTGGGAACTGGAGCAAGTCCATAGCCTGTCATCCCACAA AGAGTAGTACACGGTTTCTTCACTGTGTCATCAGCCTTGCTAGTCTCCTGAGCCTCCTGTTTCTGCTTGCTGTTCTTCATCTCTACACCTTCTGGGACAGCAG GACAATGAGAAAACAGTACAAGCCAAGGCCTCTTCCATCTGCAGAGCTGTCTGGGCCTCGTTCAAACTCAGCACCTGAGCAGTGA